Genomic window (Ruminococcus flavefaciens AE3010):
AGTTTGAGATGAATGTTTTTGGCTTTTAGTTTGTGTGCGAAATTTGTTAATATCTCGTTAATATATCAGGAAAACCTTGGATTTTTCGAGTGGACAAAATGTACAAAAATGGATTTGCTATTGTGTGCATTGCAACAAAAATGACTTTGCCTAAATGGTAAAACACCCTAAACTGTTGACACAAATTAAAACGTGGGATATAATAATTCTTGAAAATAGTTTGAGAATTGTGTGTAGTCTGCGTGAAAATACACACAGTGTACGAAGTATTTTCGTATGCGCTCCCCGAAAGTACGCCTTTCTGGGGGCAATTAACCATTTTTAAACCTATACTACAGAGAGGGGTAAAAAACAATGATAAGCAAAAAGAATAAGGCTCTCGCAGCAGGCATTCTTGCTGCTGCAATGTCTGCTTCCGCTGTTGTTCCGGCTATGGCATCAGCTGCTGCTACAACAGAGGCTGCTAAGTCTAACGGCTCTTACAAAGAGATGTTCGATTCACTCTATGAAGACGTTATCACAAACGGTCAGTCCAACGGCTATCTCAGCAAGCAGACTAACGGTTCGGGCTTCGGAATCCCTTACCATTCAGTAGAGACATTCATCGTTGAGGCTCCTGACTACGGTCATGAGACAACTTCTGAGGCTATGTCATACATCGTATGGATGGCAGCTATGCACGATGTTCTCGAGGGTTCAGGCACAGCTTCTGACATCAAGAAGGCTTGGAACACAATGGAGGCTATGATCCCCGGCTGGTCAACAGCTTCAGGCAGAACAGACGTTAAGTATGATTCTATCTGGAAGCAGTCAAGACTCAAGGCTGATACAGCTGAAGAGGGTGACCTTCCTACAGATTATCCTACAAAGCAGCCTAACGTTGATGCTATCAACCCGATGTTCGATGCATTCAAGTCTGCATACAGCAGCGATAAGGGCTACTACCTTATGAACTGGCTGGCTGACGTTGATGACTGGTATGGTTTCGGCGGAAGCGGCAAGTTCACATTCATCAATACCTTCCAGAGAGGTGAGCAGGAGTCTTGTTTCGAGACTGTTCCGGCTCCTTGTCTCGAAGAGCTCAAGTTCGGTATGGAGAGCAGCGGCGATAACGGAAACGGTATCAAGGCTATCTTCAACGGTATCGGCAAGGTACCAAAGCAGTACTCATTCACAAACGCTCCTGACGCTGAGGACCGTGCTATCCAGGCTATCTACTTCGCTAATCAGAACGGCGTAGACTGCGGCGAGATCTCAGGTCTTGCAGGTAAGATGGGTGACCAGTGCCGTAACGATATGTTCGATAAGTACTACAAGGCTATCGCTAAGGATACAAAGCTCACATCTGAGTCAGCAGGTATGGATTCCAAGCACTACCTCATGTCATGGTATACTGCTTGGGGCGGAGCTCTCGGCAACTACGACTGGGCTTGGCAGATCGGCTGCTCACACTCACATCAGTTCTATCAGAATCCTCTCGCTGCTTACGCTCTTCTCTATGATGAGGGCATCAACAGCGGTATGAAGGCTAAGGACGCTGACACAGACTATAAGGAGTCTCTCAAGCGTCAGATCGAAATGTATCAGTGGCTCCAGTCTAAGGACGGTCCTTTCGCAGGCGGTTGTACAAACAGCTGGAGAGGTCGTTACGAGGAGTATCCTTCAGGCCACGCTACATTCTATGATATGGCTTACGTTCCACATCCTGTATACGCAGATCCTGGTTCAAACCACTGGATCGGTAACCAGGTATGGTCAACACAGCGTCTCTGCGAGCTCTATTACTATGTAACAAAGAACGGCGATAAGAGCGGTCAGAAGTACGGCGGTCTCGCTCTTGATGAGGCTCTTGATAAGCTCCTTGAGAGATGGATCGGCTGGTTCGAAGAGAATACACACTTCAACTACACAGATAAGGAAGGTCACAAGTATTCATACTGTATCCCTGCAACTCTTGACTGGGGCAGCAGCGACACAGACTATACTTGCACACCTGATACATGGACAGGTACATACAGTGAGACTGCTAACCAGAAGCTCACATGTACAATCGGCGGTTACGGACAGGGAGACGTTGGATGCGTATCCTCACTCTGTAATACACTTATCTACTACGCTAAGGCTAAGGGCGTAGATCCTAAGTTCGCTACTGAAGAAGGCACATCTGTTGCTGAAAAGGGTCTCTACCTTGCAAACAGACTCCTCTCTGCTCAGTACAACGAGGGACGTGACGAGATCGGTCTTACATTTACCGATACAAACGGAAGCCTTTCAAGAGTATTCCACGAGGAAGTTTATATTCCTACAGGATACAGCGGAACAATGCCTGATGGTTCTAAGCTTGAGCCGGGCGCTACATTCTCATCTATCCGTAAGAGCTACGAGAAGGACGATATGTGGCAGGCTGCTAAGAAGTACGACGAGGGCGTTGGCGATGACAACAACGGCGACGGAAAGGTTGATATCAAGGACTATCAGTTCCAGTATCACAGATTCTGGCACGCTGGTGACGCTATCGTTGCTTACGGTACTATGGCACTTCTCTATCCTGAGGTTAAGCCAGTAGATCCAACTCCTGGTGAGACAACAACTACAACAACTACAACAGCACCTCCTACAACTACAACAACTACAACAACAGCAACAACTCCCGATCCTACAACTACAACTAAGAATACACCTGCTGCAGGCGTATGGGGCGATGCTAACTGCGATAACGACGTAGATATGTCTGACGTTGTTCTTATCATGCAGAGCCTTGCTAACCCCAACAAGTACGGTCTCGACGGTACAGATGCTAAGGCTATCACAGCTCAGGGTCTTGCTAACGCAGACGTTGCTGAGCACGGTGACGGTGTAACTGCAGGTGACGCACTCCGCATCCAGGAGTACCTCCTCAAGAAGGTTGCTTCACTTGATCCTACTAAGTAATTAGTATATAAAACCATTAAAGCTGCACGGCTTATGCTGTGCAGCTTTTTTATGTCACCGCAGGCTTATAGCTCCCAATATTTTCAGAAAAATGCTTGCATTTTAACGGGAATAATGTTATAATATTAGAATAGCATATCTATGCGAAAAAATATATGCAGGAAAGCAGGCGATAAGGTGCTTAGAAGTATGACAGGCTACGGAAGAGCGCAGCAAATACTTAACGGACGGGATATTCTCGTGGAGATTCGCTCCGTGAACCATAGATATTATGAATATTCGTCAAGAGTTCCCAGAACTTACAGTTATATAGATGAAAAACTGAAGGCTTTGCTTAAAACAGGCATTTCACGCGGCAAGGTTGAGAT
Coding sequences:
- a CDS encoding glycoside hydrolase family 48 protein produces the protein MISKKNKALAAGILAAAMSASAVVPAMASAAATTEAAKSNGSYKEMFDSLYEDVITNGQSNGYLSKQTNGSGFGIPYHSVETFIVEAPDYGHETTSEAMSYIVWMAAMHDVLEGSGTASDIKKAWNTMEAMIPGWSTASGRTDVKYDSIWKQSRLKADTAEEGDLPTDYPTKQPNVDAINPMFDAFKSAYSSDKGYYLMNWLADVDDWYGFGGSGKFTFINTFQRGEQESCFETVPAPCLEELKFGMESSGDNGNGIKAIFNGIGKVPKQYSFTNAPDAEDRAIQAIYFANQNGVDCGEISGLAGKMGDQCRNDMFDKYYKAIAKDTKLTSESAGMDSKHYLMSWYTAWGGALGNYDWAWQIGCSHSHQFYQNPLAAYALLYDEGINSGMKAKDADTDYKESLKRQIEMYQWLQSKDGPFAGGCTNSWRGRYEEYPSGHATFYDMAYVPHPVYADPGSNHWIGNQVWSTQRLCELYYYVTKNGDKSGQKYGGLALDEALDKLLERWIGWFEENTHFNYTDKEGHKYSYCIPATLDWGSSDTDYTCTPDTWTGTYSETANQKLTCTIGGYGQGDVGCVSSLCNTLIYYAKAKGVDPKFATEEGTSVAEKGLYLANRLLSAQYNEGRDEIGLTFTDTNGSLSRVFHEEVYIPTGYSGTMPDGSKLEPGATFSSIRKSYEKDDMWQAAKKYDEGVGDDNNGDGKVDIKDYQFQYHRFWHAGDAIVAYGTMALLYPEVKPVDPTPGETTTTTTTTAPPTTTTTTTTATTPDPTTTTKNTPAAGVWGDANCDNDVDMSDVVLIMQSLANPNKYGLDGTDAKAITAQGLANADVAEHGDGVTAGDALRIQEYLLKKVASLDPTK